DNA from Kwoniella newhampshirensis strain CBS 13917 chromosome 14, whole genome shotgun sequence:
AAGAAGGGATTGGGAAGTATGGCGTGGAACGAGCATTGGGGTGCGCACGACGAGGCGGTGCATTGTTGGACATGGCGATGGAGTGGTTTGCTGTGGGCTGAAAATAGGCAAATCGAGGACGACAGACCGATGAATTGCTTTACGTCAACATGAGTCTGATGAGCCGATCGAGATGGTGTGACGATCTGTCTCAAACACTTCGAGGCGCAGAGTCAGCTGCTGTGAATGGATTCGGTGCTAGAACGACAGTCAAGACCTTGAGCCAAGCGAGTGTGACGTCGATCGAGATGTCGTACGGATTATTAATTGCAACGAGAGTAGACGTTAAACGTCCAAAgtgttggagatggtgatggtaATACCAGAAATGTATACTGTTGGTCGCAAACAAGCGATGAAAGGAGTGAGAAGATGGGGGTCGTTTCATTCACACCCATGCAATACCAACTGGGGTTATGCTGAAGGGGAATTGTGTCGAGATTCAAAGGACctcacatcctcatctGAGCTTGGCGGGAATCCAGGGGGCACATGTGTTTTGGAAAGCAGATGGGAAACAGGATTGATACGATTTCCCTGGGGATCTCGAGGACCAGGACGAGCGATCCACTCACCGGTCAAATGTATACCCTTTTCGGTCAACTAGCGCCCAGTCTGATCTGCTCCGTCTGCGTCCTGCACCGGTCTATCTTTCCCGATCGGAGAACGTGGACAAACGGTTTTGAATGGTTGACTGAGACAGCAAGCTTGATGATGCAGAACGAGGCGACGGACACGGACTGTCCCTTTATGCGAGTGtcgacgatgtcgaagcgGTGAAGAGAGTGAATTTGAGACCAGCAAGAtatgagaggagagagagagagagagagagagacaatGAAAGCGGGCGGTGCTGAAATGAACAACAATAAACTAGAATTGTGCTCTGAATCGGTCACTTCGGTGGTTGATCCCGGTTCGTGACGGAACGCCGCCAGATACGATGCCGTAAACCAGCAAACCTGGAATCCCACTTGATGTATCCTCTACCTTTTATATGCTTGCGCTTGTTCTTGCGGTGTCGTATGGTCACTCTGGACTTCCATTAGAAAATGATAAACGGATCACGTCGAGACGACAGGTCAAGCAACGACCATGATCTGTTGTGTTGAGTCTATACATAGATCTTTGTAACCAGGATTAACCTCGACGGACAAGTAGATATTTGCCACGTCACTCGCTTCTGTTAGACATGTTCCAAgtcccatccttcttgccgACCAAGGCCTGTGAGTGCAGTGGCTTTGCAACGGCTCGAAGAGTGATCGAGACACAGCCATCGCTGCCTGCCCTATACCGACCGCACAAATCCGTAGGTCACTGTGTGTTGCGCTGCACCACTTTCCAGCGCGCAGTGGTAATGCTAGATTGGATCCTTGTCTGCTCATCAGACAGCCATACACATCCCCCGCTGAATCTTCTCGGTGAGAAGGCAGGAGACTTCATTCTGCGCAGAGACCCACCCGTATTGTTATCAAGTGCAGTCTGACCGCGCATGCGGAGCGAAAGCGTAAATGCTGCTGTATCGAGAAACGCAAAAAACGAAGCACCCAGATCGGATTCAATTAGATTCTCTTGGCACGTGGAGATGCGATGACAGCTCCGAGCGCACGTGCGAACTGTCTACCAACGATTCTTGCTTTTTTATCGTTACACTCTCTCACATTGTCTGTAGAACAGTTACCATCTACTGTCTCTACTGCTGCTATTACTTGAGACTGTACGCATTCATCCTCTAGCCAGGCTCACTTGCCATAACACCATTGCGACAGTCACACCAGCCTTGCCTCGTCCCTTCAATACGCGGTAAAGATGTCAACTCAACCTCTCTTGCAGAGAACAGCTAAAAAGGTACGTCATACAGACATTATGTTCTGCATCTTCCGATGCGACGTAACAAGTCATCCGCTGATACCTtttctctctgtctcctTCGTCGTGTGCCCATTCTCCGCATCGctcatcgacatcttctcACCTGCATGTAccgatcatctcttctgTGCCTCCGATCTCCCGGGATACACAGCGAATCGCCCTTCCCGTCCGAGTCGAACCTAAAGTCTTCTTTGCCAATGAGTGCGTGAACATCCTCGCTCATTACTCCCTATATCATGATATGCTGAAGAGAATGGGACTGACTTCACATGATTACCCTCTTCATCCGCTCCTCCTTGCACTTACTCGATGTACGTCCTTTTGACATTCGACGTCCTCCCTTCACAGAAGAACCTTCTTATCATGGCTTCATTTCGCCGTTGTCCTTGGTGGACTGGCAGTCGGTCTCCTCAATTTTGgtgacaaggtgagctccGAGATCAGAGCAGCCTACGTTCCCAGTCTGTTGTCTTTGTCCAAAcaatcatcctcctctttcttgtACCGTATAATCTCATCTCAGCACCATTACGATTATTTCTTGTCCGAGCAAGACGCTGACAGGTGTCTTTGTAATGCAGGTCGGGAAGATCTCAGCTGCCATGTATACAATCATCGGTACGTTATTCTGATCTCTTTTTGACAGGCCAACACGGCTCATGTGCTGATCCtaatctctcttct
Protein-coding regions in this window:
- a CDS encoding vacuolar transporter chaperone 1; translated protein: MSTQPLLQRTAKKRIALPVRVEPKVFFANERTFLSWLHFAVVLGGLAVGLLNFGDKVGKISAAMYTIIAMAVMLYALVVYQMRARAIRLRTGAPYDDRLGPTILCVCLLAAIVTNFILKAVYE